A genomic stretch from Candidatus Brocadiaceae bacterium includes:
- a CDS encoding DUF1559 domain-containing protein produces the protein MLIKRKNGGFTLIELLVVIAIIGILAGILLPVLGKAKESARKTQCMSNLKQIGLALNMFANDQDEALPNAGNGTGGDEGMKSLGELFNKYYVNDKKIFRCPSDSNVTVATNLLLTAGTPTVANASFQNDRCSYGYDPRDHTLANDPGVAIAADALGNGTTLSDNHNETGQNVLYLDGHVDWKGTSTCGYYDSTSGYDDIYADNNLTLTYGTETDSYIID, from the coding sequence ATGTTAATAAAAAGAAAAAATGGGGGTTTTACCCTGATTGAATTGTTGGTGGTGATTGCCATTATCGGTATTCTTGCCGGTATTTTGTTGCCTGTTTTGGGAAAGGCAAAAGAATCGGCTCGAAAGACGCAGTGTATGTCGAATTTAAAGCAAATCGGTTTGGCCTTAAATATGTTCGCCAATGACCAGGATGAGGCCTTACCGAACGCCGGTAATGGTACAGGAGGTGATGAAGGAATGAAATCGCTTGGGGAGTTATTTAATAAGTATTATGTTAATGATAAAAAGATATTCAGATGTCCGAGTGATAGTAATGTGACTGTTGCTACTAATTTACTTTTAACGGCGGGTACGCCAACGGTGGCGAATGCATCATTTCAAAACGATAGGTGTAGTTATGGATATGACCCAAGGGACCATACGCTGGCAAATGACCCGGGAGTGGCAATAGCCGCAGATGCGTTAGGGAACGGTACAACACTTTCTGACAATCACAATGAGACGGGTCAAAATGTACTGTATCTTGACGGCCACGTGGATTGGAAGGGTACTTCTACCTGCGGGTACTACGACAGTACGAGCGGGTATGATGACATTTATGCCGACAATAATTTAACATTAACTTACGGAACCGAAACGGATTCATATATTATCGATTAA
- the amrS gene encoding AmmeMemoRadiSam system radical SAM enzyme yields MKEAMFFEKRENNTVRCYLCRHHCIIGDGKKGICRVRENIGGILYSLVYGKLITENIDPIEKKPFYHFLPGTTSFSVATVGCNFKCLNCQNSDISQLPRDHEQIIGKNVSPEKIIEDALASNCESIAYTYTEPTIFFEYAYDIARIALANSIRNVFVTNGYITREALTVMQPYLHAANVDLKSFSQHTYKKLCGAQLEQVLDCIHTYKELGIWLEITTLIIPGVNDSESELMQIAKFIKNVGPEIPWHVSRFYPRYRQTGTSPTPVKTLKMAREIGLEAGLRYVYEGNVPGEGGENTYCYHCGKILIKRYGYQIIENNITQSKCPECKVTIDGIYSQI; encoded by the coding sequence ATGAAAGAAGCTATGTTTTTTGAAAAACGGGAAAATAACACGGTGAGGTGTTACCTGTGCCGTCATCACTGCATTATAGGAGATGGCAAAAAAGGTATTTGTCGAGTCAGGGAAAACATCGGAGGCATACTCTATTCTCTCGTTTACGGAAAACTCATAACAGAAAATATTGATCCTATAGAAAAAAAACCTTTTTACCATTTTCTCCCCGGTACTACCTCATTTTCAGTGGCAACAGTAGGGTGTAATTTTAAGTGTCTGAACTGTCAAAACTCTGACATTTCGCAACTGCCAAGGGATCACGAACAGATTATCGGAAAGAATGTCTCTCCAGAAAAGATTATAGAGGATGCTTTGGCCTCAAACTGCGAAAGTATCGCTTATACCTATACAGAGCCCACGATTTTTTTTGAATATGCCTACGATATTGCTCGGATAGCGCTGGCAAATTCCATCAGAAATGTATTTGTAACAAATGGGTATATAACGCGTGAAGCCTTAACAGTGATGCAACCCTATCTTCATGCAGCAAATGTAGATTTAAAAAGTTTTTCTCAACACACATATAAGAAACTATGTGGTGCACAACTGGAACAGGTACTTGATTGCATTCACACGTATAAAGAATTGGGAATCTGGCTGGAAATCACCACCTTAATTATTCCTGGGGTTAACGATTCAGAATCTGAACTTATGCAAATTGCAAAATTTATTAAAAATGTTGGCCCGGAAATTCCCTGGCATGTAAGTCGCTTTTATCCACGATACAGGCAAACCGGCACATCACCTACACCGGTAAAAACATTAAAGATGGCCCGGGAAATTGGATTGGAAGCAGGTTTACGTTACGTGTATGAAGGTAATGTGCCCGGTGAAGGAGGTGAAAACACGTACTGTTATCACTGCGGAAAAATCCTTATAAAGAGATACGGGTATCAGATTATCGAGAACAACATCACTCAATCGAAGTGCCCTGAATGCAAAGTAACTATTGACGGTATTTACAGTCAGATATAA
- a CDS encoding universal stress protein, with protein sequence MIILKKILCPVDHSECSYFALKYAISLALKDEAKLYLMHVIDTRIYDTEIYPFSPYKPSETDLSKTHENLIKSLPEGTTDVLKVETIVINGIPFQEIIKTATEINADLIVIGTHGRTGIPHIMMGSVAEKVVRGAPCPVLTARTPTP encoded by the coding sequence ATGATTATTTTAAAAAAGATTTTATGTCCGGTAGACCATTCCGAATGTTCTTACTTTGCCTTAAAGTATGCAATTTCATTAGCATTAAAAGACGAAGCAAAATTATATCTCATGCATGTGATAGACACCCGGATATATGACACGGAAATTTACCCGTTCAGTCCTTACAAGCCGAGTGAAACAGATTTATCAAAAACCCATGAAAATTTAATAAAGAGCTTGCCAGAGGGAACGACGGATGTGCTAAAAGTCGAAACCATCGTTATAAACGGCATACCCTTTCAGGAAATTATTAAAACTGCCACAGAGATTAACGCAGACCTTATTGTAATTGGCACTCATGGAAGAACAGGAATCCCCCATATCATGATGGGCAGCGTAGCAGAAAAGGTTGTACGTGGAGCTCCGTGCCCTGTGCTCACCGCAAGAACGCCAACTCCCTGA
- a CDS encoding anaerobic ribonucleoside-triphosphate reductase, with protein sequence MTTAMLERPVVMDQGGAREQGDVQLLIEEKLENFDIAIEGHEFLEIDGDTEGNTPQEHFVKIINHKLESAFSISIDAVIRQDLDHVIEALETGTITRLYGVTRIVGYYSRTSNWNKSKIGELHDRHKGKYSV encoded by the coding sequence ATGACAACAGCAATGTTGGAAAGACCTGTGGTAATGGATCAGGGTGGTGCTAGGGAGCAAGGCGACGTTCAGTTACTTATCGAGGAAAAGCTGGAAAACTTTGATATTGCGATTGAAGGACATGAATTTTTAGAGATAGATGGTGATACTGAAGGTAATACACCACAAGAGCATTTTGTAAAAATTATTAATCATAAATTAGAAAGCGCTTTTTCAATCAGTATTGATGCGGTGATTCGGCAGGATCTAGATCATGTTATAGAGGCCCTTGAAACAGGAACGATAACGCGCCTTTATGGAGTAACCAGGATTGTAGGGTATTATAGCAGAACATCAAACTGGAATAAGTCAAAAATCGGCGAATTACACGATAGGCATAAGGGAAAATATTCAGTTTAA
- a CDS encoding nitroreductase family protein has product MNIYEIMKTRRSIRAYNRDLPVEEEKLNRILEAVRLAPSAANKQPVCFFVIKDDKKKRQLQNAYNEEWFFTAPVIICACSLPENAWKRMDGKNYADVDATIAMDHLILAATSEGLATCWVAAFKVSFVKSILNLPPGVEPVAMTPLGYPLESQKPVYRKPLKEMVRFV; this is encoded by the coding sequence ATGAATATTTATGAAATTATGAAGACAAGGCGGAGCATACGCGCCTACAACAGGGATTTACCGGTTGAAGAAGAAAAACTGAACAGAATACTGGAAGCAGTTCGGCTAGCGCCAAGTGCAGCAAACAAACAACCTGTTTGTTTTTTCGTCATCAAGGATGATAAAAAAAAACGGCAATTGCAAAATGCTTATAATGAAGAATGGTTTTTTACGGCGCCAGTAATCATCTGCGCCTGCAGCCTGCCTGAAAATGCATGGAAGCGAATGGATGGGAAAAATTATGCAGATGTTGATGCTACGATTGCCATGGACCACCTTATTCTTGCGGCAACGAGTGAAGGGTTGGCTACGTGTTGGGTTGCTGCCTTTAAGGTTTCTTTCGTAAAATCTATTTTAAACTTGCCCCCCGGAGTGGAACCTGTGGCAATGACACCCCTTGGATATCCACTGGAATCCCAGAAACCGGTCTACCGCAAACCATTAAAAGAAATGGTACGGTTTGTCTAG
- a CDS encoding PEGA domain-containing protein, with translation MVRSLTIDSNPSGALVYLDDKLIGETPVTTTFTYYGTRKIALEKTDADGRLLYERKIVYEEVKPPLYQIFPFDFFSELIVPAKLEDKHYVVYQLDHIKQLSKEDQQEVVMKNARELRRRMKTPPVR, from the coding sequence GTGGTACGGTCTCTCACTATTGATTCCAACCCTTCCGGCGCATTGGTCTATTTGGACGATAAACTCATTGGTGAAACTCCCGTAACAACAACTTTTACCTACTATGGAACAAGAAAGATTGCCCTGGAAAAAACAGATGCAGATGGCCGATTGTTGTATGAAAGGAAAATCGTGTATGAAGAAGTTAAACCACCACTCTATCAGATTTTTCCTTTTGATTTTTTTTCTGAATTGATTGTGCCTGCGAAACTGGAAGACAAACATTATGTGGTTTACCAATTAGACCACATAAAACAATTATCGAAAGAAGACCAACAGGAAGTGGTTATGAAAAATGCAAGAGAATTGCGGAGACGAATGAAAACACCTCCGGTTCGCTAG
- a CDS encoding bifunctional nuclease family protein, which yields MVPMELSKIIITETSDHQIIVLKERDGQRSFPIVIGLHEAWAIDRAVKGVTTPRPLTHDLVSNVIEGLNAGVVKIIVNDLRNNTFYATIVLKQNDLVVEIDSRPSDAVALAMIKNTPIFVAEKVLEEACKLEDNF from the coding sequence ATGGTGCCCATGGAACTTTCAAAAATCATCATTACGGAAACGAGTGACCATCAAATCATTGTTTTAAAAGAGCGGGATGGACAGCGGAGTTTCCCGATTGTAATTGGTCTCCATGAAGCATGGGCAATTGACCGGGCGGTGAAAGGAGTGACTACTCCTCGGCCGTTAACTCATGACCTGGTCAGCAACGTGATTGAAGGTTTGAATGCGGGAGTCGTTAAGATTATTGTTAATGATTTGAGAAATAATACCTTTTACGCGACAATCGTGTTAAAGCAGAATGATTTAGTGGTAGAGATCGATTCCAGACCCAGTGATGCAGTTGCTTTGGCCATGATTAAAAATACGCCCATATTTGTGGCGGAGAAGGTACTGGAAGAGGCGTGCAAATTAGAAGATAATTTTTAG
- a CDS encoding undecaprenyl-diphosphate phosphatase: protein MIKHVILGLLQGLTEFLPVSSSGHLVILKNYLQVNEGGGALLEITLHVGTLISIFAVFWKDIYVILKGVIISLFRLCKGWKFKQIWLADPSTRLFSFIMVGTIPTGIIAILFEEKFESLFDKPFLAAIAIIITGIILWFTKSCVIKSSNGKSVNIFHALVIGTVQGLAITPGMSRSGLTISAATYMGVDRKNAVRYSFLLCVPAIIGAAVLQVKKMAFTPDQNFLPLLTGAIVACLTGYIALQFLVRIVQQGRLYIFSYYCWGFGIASATFFLVKPLLHK from the coding sequence ATGATCAAACATGTTATTCTTGGGCTCCTCCAGGGCTTGACTGAATTCCTGCCGGTAAGTAGTTCCGGCCATCTGGTAATCTTAAAAAATTATTTACAGGTAAATGAAGGTGGTGGTGCGCTGCTAGAGATCACTCTTCACGTCGGCACCCTTATCTCTATATTTGCTGTTTTCTGGAAAGATATCTATGTGATTTTGAAAGGCGTTATTATTTCCCTGTTTAGATTATGTAAAGGATGGAAGTTTAAACAAATATGGCTTGCAGACCCCAGTACTCGCTTATTTTCCTTCATTATGGTCGGCACTATTCCTACAGGGATTATAGCAATTTTATTTGAAGAAAAGTTTGAATCCCTTTTTGACAAACCATTTCTGGCCGCCATAGCAATTATCATTACCGGAATAATCCTTTGGTTTACCAAGAGCTGCGTCATAAAAAGTTCCAACGGAAAATCTGTCAACATATTTCATGCTTTGGTGATAGGGACAGTTCAAGGCCTTGCCATTACACCAGGAATGTCACGTTCTGGCCTAACAATTTCAGCGGCAACATACATGGGCGTTGATCGAAAAAATGCTGTGCGATACTCATTCTTGTTGTGTGTCCCTGCAATTATTGGCGCCGCAGTCCTTCAAGTAAAAAAAATGGCTTTTACACCAGATCAAAATTTTCTACCTCTACTTACGGGCGCAATAGTTGCCTGTCTCACAGGCTATATTGCCCTGCAATTCCTTGTGAGAATTGTTCAACAAGGCAGGCTGTATATATTTTCCTACTATTGTTGGGGGTTTGGTATCGCCTCGGCAACATTCTTTCTCGTAAAACCGCTTCTTCATAAATGA
- a CDS encoding CPBP family intramembrane metalloprotease, with protein MKVYLYRSKNLASSFLFILPLLILYEVGIALQGSSMKNVGDVIIKTPLTLFGKNGSLIFNSLVLIFLVISIFYIEKEYQFSSLIFIPMLVESIVYAIFLGFGMGLFVYKVLFPYTLANPFSTTVWMSIILSVGAGVYEEIVFRLLLISALYFIFTNLLKVSKPMGATISVLAGGLIFTVIHYIGVSSDLYTPANFTFRLLSGVILSVIFLFRGLGIAVYTHAVYDVLAVLKPFTV; from the coding sequence ATGAAGGTATATCTCTACCGTTCAAAGAACCTTGCCAGTAGTTTTTTGTTTATTCTGCCACTCTTAATCCTCTACGAAGTGGGTATTGCGCTGCAAGGCTCAAGCATGAAAAATGTAGGCGATGTTATTATTAAAACGCCTCTTACTCTATTTGGCAAAAATGGTTCTTTGATATTTAATTCATTAGTGCTTATTTTTCTGGTTATTTCAATATTTTACATCGAAAAAGAATATCAGTTTAGTTCTCTGATATTCATCCCAATGCTTGTTGAAAGTATTGTTTATGCAATCTTTTTAGGATTTGGAATGGGACTTTTCGTCTATAAGGTATTGTTTCCCTACACCCTGGCAAATCCATTTTCCACGACAGTATGGATGAGTATTATTCTTTCTGTAGGCGCAGGCGTTTATGAAGAGATCGTCTTTCGGCTCCTGCTTATCAGTGCACTCTATTTTATATTTACAAATCTTCTCAAGGTAAGCAAACCCATGGGAGCAACGATTAGTGTTCTTGCAGGAGGTTTAATTTTTACCGTTATTCATTATATAGGGGTTTCCAGCGACCTCTATACCCCTGCCAATTTTACCTTTCGATTGTTATCCGGTGTAATTTTATCGGTTATCTTTCTCTTTCGAGGTTTAGGTATTGCCGTTTATACCCATGCTGTTTATGATGTACTTGCTGTGTTAAAACCTTTTACTGTATAA
- a CDS encoding UbiX family flavin prenyltransferase, translated as MENIIVSITGASGVVYGQRLLQILCNKAYKIHLVISEAAAFVIAYELGINLGHNHPNITEFLGYTTKNIIYYKNSDISATIASSRHPVKAMAIVPCSMNTLCSISHGIANNLTQRAASITLKEGRKLIIVPRETPLSSIHLESMLKLSNIGACILPAMPGFYHKPNTLEDQIDFVVGKILDALEIKHTLIPQWNGTQV; from the coding sequence GTGGAAAACATTATTGTCAGCATTACCGGCGCAAGCGGTGTTGTCTATGGACAACGTTTATTACAAATTCTTTGTAACAAAGCATATAAAATACACCTGGTAATTTCAGAGGCAGCGGCATTCGTTATTGCATACGAACTGGGAATCAATTTAGGGCACAACCATCCGAACATTACAGAATTTCTCGGTTATACTACGAAAAATATCATCTATTACAAGAATTCAGATATCAGTGCGACTATTGCCAGCAGCAGGCACCCGGTCAAGGCGATGGCTATTGTCCCGTGCAGCATGAATACCTTGTGTTCTATTTCCCATGGTATTGCAAATAATCTTACTCAACGGGCAGCAAGTATAACATTAAAAGAAGGAAGGAAGCTGATTATCGTACCACGCGAAACACCCTTGTCTTCCATTCATTTGGAATCTATGTTAAAATTATCTAATATTGGCGCCTGTATTTTACCTGCTATGCCAGGATTCTATCATAAACCAAATACGTTGGAAGACCAGATAGATTTTGTCGTCGGAAAAATATTAGATGCATTGGAGATAAAACATACCCTTATCCCTCAGTGGAACGGCACACAAGTCTAA
- a CDS encoding nucleotide pyrophosphohydrolase, with protein sequence MEIDTFQKLIEETYSKKDSRRGLSKTFMWFTEEVGELSRAMRDGTKEELEKEFADVLAWLFSLASLSEVKMEEAIRKYTEGCPVCKEIPCSCLEKS encoded by the coding sequence ATGGAAATAGATACATTTCAAAAACTTATCGAAGAAACCTATTCGAAAAAAGACTCCCGGCGCGGGTTGTCCAAAACCTTTATGTGGTTTACAGAAGAGGTAGGAGAGCTGTCTCGTGCAATGAGGGACGGAACAAAAGAGGAACTGGAAAAAGAATTTGCCGATGTACTTGCCTGGCTCTTCAGCCTTGCCAGCTTGTCAGAAGTAAAAATGGAAGAAGCAATTCGGAAATATACCGAAGGATGCCCTGTGTGCAAAGAAATACCTTGTTCATGTTTAGAAAAAAGTTAA
- the sppA gene encoding signal peptide peptidase SppA: MDNKQAHGFPSGTEIPFIYVKKRRGAGFWTAIGLAVFFFLCTLFLFILLIGTLAFNNVLVTSSMAKGKKHVSETIVEGSGDSKLAIISIKGILSNEATENLIIEKPSIIEMAKQHLEQAAEDDRVKAVLLEIDSPGGGITASDILYNCIMNFKAETGKPVVAYMRDVAASGGYYISCAADVIAAHPTTITGSIGVIMPLINVADLINRYGIMDNSIASGDMKQIGSPLKEMTSGEADVLKDIIDEMYMQFVTVVSTGRGMEIEAVKKIADGRIYTGKQALENGLIDQLGYLEDAIAAAKKLAGITEATVVRYEKHYGLADIFGLMAAQFSQNKTIQLDISQFQEKNDSKPMYLWTTNSNNQ; the protein is encoded by the coding sequence ATGGATAATAAACAAGCTCACGGTTTCCCGTCAGGAACTGAAATCCCGTTTATATACGTCAAAAAAAGAAGAGGCGCAGGTTTCTGGACAGCAATTGGCCTTGCAGTGTTCTTTTTCCTGTGCACACTTTTTCTCTTTATACTTCTCATCGGCACACTTGCCTTTAATAACGTACTCGTAACAAGTAGTATGGCAAAAGGCAAAAAACACGTTTCAGAGACAATTGTAGAAGGCAGTGGAGACAGCAAGCTTGCAATTATTTCTATTAAAGGCATTTTGAGCAATGAAGCAACGGAAAATCTGATCATTGAAAAACCCAGTATTATCGAAATGGCAAAACAGCATCTTGAACAGGCCGCTGAAGATGACCGGGTAAAAGCAGTCCTCCTGGAAATAGATAGCCCTGGCGGCGGTATTACGGCAAGCGATATACTATACAATTGTATTATGAACTTTAAAGCGGAAACCGGGAAGCCTGTTGTAGCATACATGCGGGACGTTGCGGCTTCCGGGGGATACTATATCTCCTGCGCAGCAGATGTCATTGCTGCACACCCTACAACGATTACGGGGAGTATCGGTGTTATCATGCCTTTAATAAATGTGGCAGACCTGATTAACCGATATGGAATAATGGATAATTCCATTGCTTCTGGCGATATGAAACAGATCGGTTCTCCCCTGAAAGAAATGACTTCAGGAGAGGCTGACGTGTTAAAAGATATCATCGATGAAATGTATATGCAATTTGTAACGGTAGTGTCAACCGGCAGGGGTATGGAAATAGAAGCCGTAAAGAAAATCGCTGACGGAAGGATCTACACAGGAAAGCAGGCCCTCGAAAATGGTCTGATTGATCAATTGGGTTATCTGGAAGATGCCATTGCTGCAGCAAAAAAATTAGCAGGCATTACAGAAGCAACGGTTGTCCGATACGAAAAACATTATGGACTTGCCGATATATTCGGACTCATGGCTGCTCAATTTTCACAAAATAAGACGATCCAATTGGATATATCCCAATTTCAGGAGAAAAACGATAGCAAACCCATGTACTTATGGACTACCAATTCGAACAATCAATAA
- the cysS gene encoding cysteine--tRNA ligase translates to MTVKFYNSLTRKKEVFTPLQEGHVNMYVCGPTVYDHPHIGHAKSYVSFDVIVRYLRYSGYTVRYIQNITDVGHLTDNADAGDDKILKRAQRDRIEPAELVEIYTRSYFEDMDALNNIRPDISPRATAHIPEQIELVEKLIEKGYAYVSNGSVYFDVNTFKEYGKLSGRKQEDQEAGARVEINPEKRNPSDFALWKKAEPDHIMRWKSPWGEGFPGWHLECSAMSMKYLGATIDIHGGGLENTFPHHECEIAQSEAANDMTFVRYWIHNNMVTINGKKMGKSLGNFITLKDAFTKHHPLTIRFFILSTHYRSPLDFSNEALDAAEKGIKRLHHTVQEVREQLNDAEDGSINIHLFEKLTVYKKIFLDSMDEDINTSGAIASLFDLSKEVNTLLNSDKKLNKACLKEIDKLYQELGGDILGIIPKQKARHPQPSSLLVDATGEKETPLIQDIMNVLIGTRTELRKAKQWQLSDFVRDKLSEIGITLDDKPDGTTWKKIR, encoded by the coding sequence ATGACGGTAAAATTTTATAATTCACTGACGAGAAAAAAGGAGGTCTTTACTCCTCTACAAGAAGGCCATGTTAATATGTATGTGTGCGGGCCAACGGTATATGATCACCCGCATATCGGACATGCCAAAAGCTATGTGAGTTTTGATGTAATTGTACGCTATCTCAGGTATTCCGGGTATACAGTTCGGTACATACAGAATATAACCGATGTTGGTCACCTTACTGATAATGCGGATGCCGGTGATGATAAAATACTGAAGCGCGCCCAAAGAGACCGGATTGAACCTGCAGAACTCGTGGAAATTTACACGCGGAGCTACTTTGAGGATATGGATGCGCTGAACAATATAAGACCCGATATTTCACCCCGCGCAACGGCGCACATCCCTGAACAAATTGAACTCGTAGAAAAGTTAATTGAAAAGGGATATGCCTATGTTTCAAATGGCTCCGTTTATTTTGACGTCAACACCTTTAAGGAATATGGAAAACTTTCCGGAAGAAAACAGGAGGACCAGGAGGCTGGCGCACGAGTAGAAATCAATCCGGAAAAACGTAACCCTTCAGATTTTGCCCTCTGGAAGAAAGCGGAACCAGACCATATTATGCGATGGAAAAGCCCATGGGGGGAGGGCTTCCCCGGTTGGCATCTTGAATGTTCCGCCATGTCAATGAAGTACCTGGGAGCCACCATTGATATTCATGGAGGTGGACTGGAAAATACCTTTCCTCACCATGAATGTGAAATTGCACAGAGCGAGGCGGCAAACGATATGACCTTTGTCAGGTACTGGATCCACAATAACATGGTTACTATAAATGGGAAAAAAATGGGAAAATCACTGGGCAACTTTATTACCCTCAAAGACGCTTTTACGAAACATCATCCATTGACCATACGGTTTTTTATCCTGAGCACCCACTATCGCAGCCCATTGGATTTTAGTAATGAGGCACTGGACGCCGCAGAAAAAGGGATCAAAAGGCTCCACCACACGGTACAAGAAGTGCGGGAACAGTTAAACGATGCAGAGGATGGATCTATCAACATTCATCTCTTCGAAAAACTGACAGTGTATAAAAAAATCTTTCTGGATTCGATGGACGAAGATATAAATACTTCCGGTGCTATTGCGTCTCTCTTTGATTTATCAAAGGAAGTAAACACCCTGCTCAATTCTGATAAAAAACTCAATAAAGCCTGCTTGAAAGAGATAGATAAACTCTACCAGGAACTTGGCGGGGATATTCTTGGGATTATCCCAAAACAGAAAGCAAGACATCCGCAACCCAGCTCGCTCCTTGTTGATGCAACGGGGGAGAAGGAAACACCCTTGATACAGGACATTATGAATGTCCTTATTGGTACTCGTACGGAATTACGGAAGGCAAAGCAGTGGCAACTATCAGATTTTGTCCGTGACAAACTTTCAGAAATCGGAATTACCCTTGATGACAAGCCTGATGGTACAACATGGAAAAAAATAAGGTAA